Within Peromyscus leucopus breed LL Stock chromosome 7, UCI_PerLeu_2.1, whole genome shotgun sequence, the genomic segment cctgcctatcctttctctgcctagctattggtcgctcggctcttcattaaaccaatcaggtgccttaggcaggcaaagagaaacaaatgcagcataaacaaaagtaacacatcctcactcagttaaaataatattctgcagcataaacaaatgtaacacatctttgcccggttaaaataatagtctacaacaaCTACTGTTTCAAAGTACACATTTAACCCAACACTGCAAAAAAGGAGGCTTTTGTAGAGGCAAAAGCTGCTGAACAGGACAAACACATAGACTATAAAATGCTGTTTCCAGTAAATTccagaatgaagaaatgacagaacaTCTGAACCAGTAACAAATTAGAAACCAAATCTCTAAGTATAGTttgttaaaaaattatgtgttctGACTCTGCATGGGGCAAATAACCTACAAAgtgtcacaataaataaatgctgcAAACATGCAAGGAAACATCGATTTTGTACCTATTATTTCATGTAACTCTCACAAAAATGCTGTTTTATCATCAGCCCTGAGATGGAAGCTGCCAAAGACTATGAAACCGGCTCAGattatgtaaaagttaaaatggGGGTGACTCCAAACCCAGACTTAGTCACAATGTGCCACTTAAAAAGGCCAAAAGTCAGCGGGGTGTGGACTAAGCCTCTCTTACTCCTGCCCACTGGCCTTGGGCATGAAAACAGGTACGATCCCTCACAGTTATCTGCCCTTGCACAGGCAACTCTGATCCTCACCTGGTGTCTCTACCAATAACTACGAAGGCAGCCTGCTGCGGATCCACGGCTTCTTTCTCCATGATGGCGGCAAGCACTCTAGGCATCTCCTGCTCCTCAGCACTGGCCAGACAGGTAGCATGCTCCTCCCAGGAAGGGGCCAACATTTCCCCCAACGGATCAATCAATTTCACGCCGTTGTCTTCCTAAAAGAGAAACAAGCCTTAAGGGGAGCACACAATGGAGGTGACTGGAGGAAGAACCTTTACTTCCACTCCTCCGACTGATGGCTGAGCAGCTGCCCTGGGTACCACTGGCACCAATGCCAGGCACCAGCTGCTGTTTCCCTTGCATTACCTCTTCTGTTCCTTGTGACACGATCATTACTGATAATGTCTCCATCCAAACTGGGAAGGATGGTCTGTTATTTCTCTAATCTGGACACTCACCAAAACACAGCCTCATTTCATTCCCTCCACACCCAGCTCAGCTGGACGGCTGTTCCAAGAGTTGTTCCAAACAAGGAGCACACAAATAAGGAGGCACGCTCCCAGCATTAGAATGTGGACTTCGGCTCAAAGTGCTCAGACACTAGAGATCAGCCTTGTAAATAAGGGCACCAACTTGTTACCTCGGGATTGTGTGAGGCCGTAACCATGACTCCAATGGTGGCTCTTGTCTGCTTTGACCTCAGGACAGCTAGTAATCCCATTCGAAACATGATATGATCGAGATGTTGGGCGTTTGTTCGAAATCCAGCAGTCCCATAATGGAGAATGAGCCCCTGGGGCTTGGCATGGAATGCTGAGCGTTTAGAAACAGCCTCCAGATCCATGTCTGCAAAagtaagaaatagaaagaaaaagcttTCAAGGACCATTTGCTTCCAAACTGTCACCTCgacataaaacatttatttcactgGGACCCTTTCCAAAGAACCATGGGGgtagggagtgggagaagggagcaaagaagagaaaaaggtagtccagcagtggtggcctacgcctttaatcccagcactcgggaggcagaggcaagcaggtctacagcttgagttccaggacagccaggactgtttcatagggaaaccctggagagagagagagagagagagagagagagagagagagagagagagagagagagagagaaagagagagaggaagggagggagagggagagagagagagaggaagagggagagagagaaagagagagagagagagagggagggaaagagagagaggaactccCAGAGTTAGAATTAACTAGAGGCTCCTGCCTAAACTGTGTACTCCAGAGCAGAGTCAGGTCAGAAACCAGCTGGTCCACTTCTTTCCCACTTGGCCTCCAGGATGAACTTTCCTTAAATAATGACCTCACATCTCTATTCAGAGACTCCTAGAAGATCAAAGATCATCTTATTTTACAAAGGGGTCAACTTAGGTATAGGCCCTAGTTAATAAAGTCTGGGGTGAGGCCAGTGAAAGACTGAGGCTGAAGGTCAGATCCACTAAAAGCTGAGTACCACCAAATACCTGGGAAATGCATGGGACTCATTCACTAGAGAGAAACAGTAAGTCCCAAAGGAAAAGCAAATCACAGTCATTTCCTCCTGTCTAAGACCTCCCAGATCAGCTAGGACATCTCACAGAAGACTCCAATTTATTCACAAAGACAAGAAGACAGTAGTTTTCTAAATTCATGTCTAAACCTACTCACATCTGCATAACGCTGCCTTCGTGAACCCTAATCCCCCTAATACTCTGGGACACCTCCAATTAATTCAATTCGAGATTTTCTGCCTCAGCCAGCAAGGTACTTGCAGAGCCATAGGCTGTGAACTTCCTGGGTCAATTCTATCCTAGCTAGCCCAGAGAGAAGCAGCTGTCCTTCAGCTAACAGCCACACCTCCTTGTTTTATTGTCCTTCCTTGCTTCAATGCTGGAAAATGTTTGCTTTTGTCCAATTTGTAAAAATCGGTTATTCCCAAGATAACTTAGATCGCTCCAAAGTAAACTTTTGTTTATAACGACgaatatatttttgtaaaaacTGACCAGTAGGAAATGTATCACGATTATTCATAAGGGTGTCAACCACTCCTATGAGATCCAAAACTCTCTGAAAGGAAAATAACAGTCATATAACAGCACGCTTCCACCCTTTAATGCGTCGGGAGTTCTAGAACTAATTTCAATGGGTATGGGAATGCTTATTAAAAGTCCCAACAGCTTTCTCTCTTCAAAAGTGAAACAGCGTAGCccgcttctttctttcctccggTGGTATATTCTGCTCCCAGCTCCCGATTACCCGCGGCTTCCCCCGCACTCCAGCGTGAGGTCTGCAAGGACCTGGGCCGCACTGAGCGGTGGGTAGGTGTGTCTGGCGGCCATCCCCAGGCACGGCTGCCGAGGATCCCCCACCCACAACGGCCCCACAGCCTCCAAACCCGCTCACCTAGTTCTGGAGCTGGAACGTCCTCTCcacagcagagcagccagccaccgtGCAGTGCGTACCAAACGAGCTCACTCAAACCCTGAAGACGTGGCCCAGCCTGGCTTCCGGCCCGACGCCCCGCCCCTCGGCCAAGATGTCCCCGCCCCTGTTCCAGGCCCCCGCCGCAGCCAATCGCGGCGGGTAGGATGTTCTGGCCCCGCCCCATGCGCCAAGCCCCGCCCCTAGCCGTCCGCGCGCTGCTCGCGCCCGCGGAACTGCGGCTGCGGTTCGAAGCGGGGTCGGGGGCTGCTTGGCTTTGAATGAGCTGGAAGGGTGAGGCCGCGGCGGCCGAGGCGGGCCGAGGGTTAGCACCCGGGGTGGGCAGCTGCGCCTCCCAGCCTGGACCTCGGGAGGCCGGGGTCCCCAGAGGGGGGGGCGCACTGATGTCCCTCCGACCACCGAGGTCAcctcccagcccagcctctggAAGGCGAGGGCAGCGCCATCCCCGTGGGTCCTCACCCCCTCGACCCTAGGCGTCATTTTATTAAGTGAcagacccctcccccagctccctggCTAGGCCGAGGCGGCCTTATGCACCTGCGCGAGATGCAGCACGCCACTGCAGTCCGGGAAGGCTGTCCTCCAAGGGGTCTGCGGAGGAGGGCTGGCGGCTGGCGGCAGGGGCGACCCAGAGCCCTCCTCTCCGTTCCGCAGGCATCCCTCCTCGCCGCCTCCAGCTCTGCGCAGGCCTGAGATACAGTGGGATTCCAGGGCCGGCCCCTGCTTTTCTCGGGATTGAGGCTGGCCTGGCCGGGGGTACAGGTGTTTGCAACCACCTGCCTGCCGCGGAACGCGTCTCCCAAACACTTGTTGAAAGCTCAGACTCCTGAATGGCCGGTCAGGGTGCGGAAGAGAGACTAGGAAATCTAGGTTTTGACGGAGCATTTTAAGAGGATGTTGTGCATACTAGATTTGGGGCTCAGGAGATAAATCTAAACAGTttaagtgtctctgtgtgtgtgcccctaGCTCTCTGCAAACGGTGGAAATGCCTCCTAGAAAAGGGACCTTGGGAAAATTTCCTGGACACCAGATGTCATTAACAAACCCACTGTTTCTGGGCCTTTCCAGGTTTCCAAGCAGCTTGATTTGGAGACATGTCAGCGTCGGTAAAAGAAAGCCTTCAGCTTCAGCTGCTGGAGATGGAAATGCTGTTTTCTATGTTTCCTAACCAAGGAGAAGTAAAACTTGAAGACGTAAACGCCCTAACTAACATAAAGCGGTACCTGGAAGGCACTAGGGAGGCGCTCCCACACAACATCGAATTTGTGATCACGCTCCAAATTGAGGAGCCCAAGGTGGGTGCTTTTATTTGTTCTAAGTGTTTCTGGGTGCCcacttttttgtgtattttaatgtgtatgggtgttttgtacGCCTGTGAACcttgtgcatgcagtgccctcagaggccagaggagggcagacCTGGAGGTACAGAAATTTGTGAGACACCTTGTGAGTACTTGGAATAGAACCTGtgccctctagaagagcagccagtgctctggaaagctgagccatctccaccccCAAGTGCCCAGTTTTTAACAGAAAAACCCAGTGTATAAGCTTCCTATCCAGGAAACAAATAGACAGTCCCAAATACATCTCCCATTACTTGTTGGGAAGGAAAAAGTTCCAAACACGAGGTGCTCCTTAAGTTCTCTTAAGTAACTATGCTGACTTTTACATAAATGCACATCCCTTTTTAACATCCCCTTTTAACAAACGTGCCGACTGATTTCAGTGGAAATACCTTGCAGTCTTATCGTTGTTACTCCATCCTCTCATCCAGTTTCTTACCGACCCAGCTGTTAGAATGCGCCTTCTACATACACCATGGTTTTCACAAACCTGAATGCTGCCTGCTACAGAGGGGCTTCCCTGAAGTTAATGAAGGCTTAGGATTCTGTTTCGATGGCACTGACTGTGGATAGTAACTACAAATACAAAATCTAATGTTAAATATAAACTGACCCCCCTCTTCAGTTCCCTTTGTTCCTAGGAATATTAGCAAAGCATAGTATAGGCACCATGTGGACGGGGCCCTTGAGAACTAATGTTAGCTCTCACTCTCACCGACTCATCCTTCAACTACCATTCCTTCAGAGCAGCTGGACTGCTTCTCCAGACTTGATTTTTATCTCACTGATTACACACTTCAGTGGAACCCTGAACTTCTCCCATGGTAAATGCTGCTTCTCAAAATTAAATTCTTCCTATGTGTGGTCACTGTTTAATGTGTGTCTCCTTCACTAGGCTCTATTCTAAGGCAGAAATCGTGTCTGACTTCATCCCTTCCTTATCCAGCACGGGTCACCCACCAGGCACACGTAGGTCAGCAGTGATTAGTATGCAGTGATTGGTCTGCAGCTGGCACTTGATAGTCTACATGACTGTTCCTGTCATATTCACACAGTTGCCATGATAAACTGGCTCGTGTGGTTTTGTGGTCATTtaaatctgtgtgtgtttttttttattttattttaaggtgaCAATTGATTTGCAAGTGACCATGCCTCACAGCTACCCGTACGTGGCTTTGCAGCTGTTTGGGCGGTCACCTGAGCTTGACAGACAACAGCAGCTTCTTCTCAACCAAGGTCTCACTGCTTATCTGGGGACTTTGGATCCgggtgagctgtgtgtgtgcgcagCAATCCAGTGGCTGCAGGACAACAGCACGTCCTACTTCCTCAACAGAAAGCTGTCGGAGGAGCCGTCCACACAGGCAAAGCCCGTCAAGAACACATTCCTCAGAATGTGGATCTACAGCCACCACATATATCAGCAGGACCTCAGGAAAAAGATTTTGGAAGTGGGGAAGAGGTTAGATGTGACTGGATTTTGCATGACAGGAAAGCCTGGTATAATCTGTGTGGAGGGCTTCAAGGATCACTGTGAGGAATTCTGGCACACAATCAGATACCCCAACTGGAAACACATTTCCTGCAAGCACGCCGAGAGCATGGAGACGGAAGGCAGCGGTGAAGACTTGCGCCTCTTCCATTCCTTCGAAGAGTTACTCCTCGAGGCCCACGGTGACTACGGACTGAGGAATGACTATCACATGAACCTGGGCCAGTTCCTAGAGTTTCTCCGAAAACACAAAAGTGAGCATGTTTTTCAGATACTATTTGGTATTGAAAGCAAAAGTTCAGAGTCCTAGGACTCTATTAAAATATCTATGCTTGTAATTATACTAAGTATTTATgttaataaaaccaaaataaaaaggcCAACGACTATATAGAATTCTGGGTGGAAAACCTGGCTCTAGAATTTTCTGACTGCTAACGAAGCAAATAGGCCTTTAACTTCCTATCAGTCTAACTGTGATGTTTCCAGGTTGCTATGTAAGGTCACACTTGGTTATCATttcattataaattaataaaacagtatATTTAACCAGAGAAACTTGGCTCAACATGTCCAAAGCCAGGCTCAGAaggtaagagccctggctgctcttccagaggacacacacacacacagagctgctcactgccatctgtaactccagttccagtggatcccacaccctcctctggccgCCTCGGGCACTGGCctcacatgtggtgcatagacacatgcaggaaaacccatacccacacacacaaataaatgaataagtgaagTCCCAAGCCCCACAATTAATGTCAAAAACCAGACTGCAGATATAGATTCACAAATATGAGAGACATATCTGTTTCATAACACCAACACATAGATGGCCCACCAGCTCATCACTGGAAATGAATTCTAAATCACAGATAAACTGAGAATAAAGAGCACTTGTTTGGTACATTTCTTGCTTTAAAACCTCTATCTGAAGAGTTTTAGTAAAACTAGACTCTAACAGCAACAGTGATCACTGTAAAGTCTCGGGAGTTGCCCACCTTCATATgcgcacacacagataaacacattaaaagtctttttaaaataacaatgaagGTAACAGCTCTTATTCCCCTACCATTGGGTTAAAAAATACCACTGGCAATGGTAGAAATATTCTTAGTCCTATTCACAGAAAGCGTGTGGCTTTTTTCCTACCCCACAGTTCTTAGCTAGAAAACATTCCCTGGGGGTTTCCAACCTCTGCCCGGGCACAAGTATGCACTTTGAAACATAGCAAGAGAAAGCTGGGGATCACTGAGGAGGGTACCCCACCACCTTTGGGAAAAAGTCAAACTGTACTTTCAGTGCTAAGTCAGTTCCACCAGCCCTTTTCAAAAAGAGCTTAATTTGTTTTAAACCCctaataaggggctggagagacggctcagtgaccaagagcactggctgctcttccagaggacctgagttcaattcctactcactactgtctgtaactccagttccaggggatctggtgcccttttgACCTCTAAGGATATCAGTCATACACATggggcaaacactcatatacataaaataaaaaatgatgaaccAGTATCTtcatgcctgctgcctgtctgggATGGAAGCACATGCCCTTGGGCTAGGGAGAGCACTCCACGGCCTCCTCAGGCTCCCCTGTGCCCATGAGGCTGTACAACTGGCGCcattgtagctcagtgggagTCTTCTCAAGGCACAAGTCAGTCTGTGAAAGCTCTTGGTGATGGAAAGACCTTAGCTCCCCCGACTCATGTTTCAATCCTTTTTTTATGCTAATGGAACCCAAGCTGGGGCCTCACACCTTACTTACATATAAGAGGAAGAATCAGGACTTAACATCACCAAACAA encodes:
- the Rwdd2a gene encoding RWD domain-containing protein 2A encodes the protein MSASVKESLQLQLLEMEMLFSMFPNQGEVKLEDVNALTNIKRYLEGTREALPHNIEFVITLQIEEPKVTIDLQVTMPHSYPYVALQLFGRSPELDRQQQLLLNQGLTAYLGTLDPGELCVCAAIQWLQDNSTSYFLNRKLSEEPSTQAKPVKNTFLRMWIYSHHIYQQDLRKKILEVGKRLDVTGFCMTGKPGIICVEGFKDHCEEFWHTIRYPNWKHISCKHAESMETEGSGEDLRLFHSFEELLLEAHGDYGLRNDYHMNLGQFLEFLRKHKSEHVFQILFGIESKSSES